The genomic stretch GCGCGGACTAAGTTTGTATAACTGGTTATTGGTGTTTAATAATTTATATTTATTAAATAGATATAAGAGGAAGCTAAAAAATGAAAATCGGGCAATTGCTGGGATTTTTTGCGCTGGTGATCTCACTTTATATTCTCTGGGAAATTCGCCAGTTATTGTTGCTGTTATTTACAGCCATCGTGCTAGCAACAGCGATTAACCAACTAGTGCTACGGTTTCAACAGTCTCGAATGCAGAGAATTTGGGCTGTGTGGCTAAGTGTGGTGATTGTCCTCGGTTTGTTAGTTACTTGTTTCTTGGTAATTGTGCCACCTTTCATCGACCAGTTTCAGGAATTGGTCAAGTTGTTTCCCAGTGGAGTAGCTCAGATTCAGCAGGTGATTACTTGGTTAGAAGGTACGATTATCGGTCCTTATGTAACGAACTTACCAGACATTAATAATTTAATTCAAGAACTACAGCCATTAACTGAAAATATCTGGAGACAAGCGATCGCGTTTTTCTCTACAGGCTTTACTGCGGCCTTAGAATTTTTACTGGTAATAGTTTTAACTTTGATGTTGTTAGTCAATCCCCAACCCTACCGTAAAGTTTTTGTACGGTGTTTCCCGTCATTTTACCGCCATCGGGTAGAAGAAATTCTCACTTTGTGCGGCGAGGGTTTGGGACACTGGACAGTTGGAGCTTTAATTACAATGGTATTTATTGGCTTCTTGAGTGGGTTAGGTTTGCTGATTTTACGAGTACCCTTGGTACTAGCTCATGCTGTACTAGCAGGGTTACTCAACTTTATTCCCAACATTGGCCCCACCTTAAGCGTCATCTTACCAATGACGATCGCCTTTCTCGAAGCACCTTGGAAAGCGATCGCAGTTTTAATTTTATACCTAATCATTCAAAACATAGAAAGCTACTGGCTAACTCCCACAGTCATGGCCAAACAAGTATCCCTCTTACCAGCCTTTACCCTCACAGCACAACTCTTCTTCGCCGGCTTTTTTGGTGCTTTGGGACTAGTCATGGCGCTACCCTTAGCAGTAGTTGCGAAAACTTGGATCGAAGAACTCGTATTTAAAGATATTTTAGATAAATGGAAACAAACATCCTCTTAGGGACTAGTACCGCAAGGCGGAAGTCAAAAGTCAAAAAGCTTATAAAATGGGCTTTTCATGGATTTTGAATGGTCTGTTTATTTACGCCAACTTGTACTAGGGAATAGACAGTAGGGTGTGTTGTCGCGTAGCGCAACGCACAGTCCCAGATTTTCAGTAGCTGCAAAATTAATCACACACCCTACCAAATTCCAGCATAAATAAATATTTTTCCATTCAGACTTGAATCATGCCTAAAAAAATTAGAGAATTAAAAAGCTTACTCAAAAAAGCTGGTTTTGTTTATCGTTCTGCAAAAGGAAGTCATACCCGTTGGTATCATCCTTTATTACCCAGTGATCCTATTACGATTTCCGGTAAAGATGGGAATGACCTAAAATTTATATAGAAAAAGAAGTTGCAGACAAATTAGCTAAATTAAAATTCATCCAAAAACAGGAGTCAGAAGAATGAATTTACCTTATACAATTATTATTCAATGGAGTAGTGAAGACGAATGTTATTTAGTTCATTTACCAGAATTTCCTACCCAAAAATATCACACTCATGGCGATACTTATGAGGAAGCATTAAAAAATGCTCAAGAAGTGATAGAAATGCTCATTGAAGAATATCAGGAAGATGGCAAACCTTTACCATCAGCTAAATCTTTAGAACAATTAATCAATGTTGCTTAAAAATTAGAAATTTGTTTCTTTTTCGCTGGCTTGTATCCCTTATAAAAACCTTGATAAAGAAAGGGACTGGGGAGAAGAAGCAGGGGTGCAGGGAGCAGGGAGCAGGGGAGAAGAAGCAGGGGAGAAGAAGCAGGGGTGCAGGGAGCAGGGAGCAGGGGAGAAGAAACTTTCCAATGACCAATGACCAATGACCAATGACCAATGACCAATGACTAATGACCAATGACCAATGACCAATGACTAATGACTAATGACTAATGACTAATGACTAATGACTAATGACTAATGACTAATGACTAATGACTATCCTCATGTTGCCAAACATCTTCAAGCATAGGGGCTAATTCCGTATTTAACCGACCAGCGCGGACAAACTCTGCATAAGTATCAGCCTCAATAGCCAAAAGTTCCTCCCGAAACTGTTCAGTGATAAAGGTGCGAACATTGGGATATTCAACCTGTAACTTATCAATCTTTATTTGCAAATTTTCAATCTCCCCTTTAATCAGTGTCTCTTGATAACGGTAAAACTCAGGGTCAATACCTGGACGGTTATCTGATTGGAGATGCTGCAAAACGCGTTCTAAAGCGACATGACGGGTAGCCAGTTCAGAATATCGATCACGTAGAGGCGCATCACCCAAAAGATTTAGCTTCTGTAACAAAGGTTTAATCGTCAATCCTTGGACAAGTAGAGTAAATAAAACTACTCCAAACACCGTAGCAATGATTTTTTCTCGCTCTGGCAGTCCTATAGGTACACTTAAGGCTAAGGCAATAGAAACAGAACCGCGTACCCCACCCCACCATAAAACAGTTTGTTCTGGTAAAGGAATTTGATATTGCGTAATCGCAGCACTCAATTTACTGAGAAGATAAATAGCCACAGCCCGCATCAAAATCATGGCTGCTACTGTGATACCAATGATTTGCAAGTTTTCGCCCAAAACAGCAAAGCGAATTTGGTCACCAATTAATAAAAAGACAATTGAGTTGACAAAAAACGCTAAAAATTCCCAAAATTCCGAAACAATCACCCTAGTGCGGGGATTCATCCCTACGCGAGAACCAAAGTTACCTAAAATCAAGCCTGTGGTCACAACTCCAATTACCCCAGAACCACCCAACTCTTCGATAACCAGGTAAGTCCCGTAAGCAGAAACCAGAGTTAAAGACTGTTCCACCATTGGTAAATCAAAGCGTTGGGTTAGATAAGAAATACCAAAGCCAATTAATCCTCCCACTGCTACGCCGATACCAATAACCATCACCAGCTCTAACAAAATTGGCTGGAAACCCAATTCGGCATTTCCCAAAGACAGCGCTACCAAAAAACTAAAAGCCACCACAGCCATGCCATCATTAAACAAGCTTTCGCCTTCCATCATGGTGGTGAGACTTTTACCCACGCCCAATTCGCGAAACAAAGCCGTCACAGAAACCGGGTCAGTAGCAGATAAACTAGCGCCAATTAGCAAAGCTGTCGTTAGAGATATCCCCGCGAATTGATTTAGACCAATTGCGATGCCGCCAATGGAAATTACCACCCCCAAAACTGCATACAGACAAATTGTCACCAAATTGCGTTTTAACTCTGCCCAGCGCAAATTCCAGGCGGCTTCAAACAACAAAGGGGGTAAAAAGATGAACAAAATTAATTCCGGCGAAAGGGTGACAAGGCGGACATCAACAAAGGCCAGCCCTAAGCCGACAATCACCAGGAGTAAGGTATAAGGTATGTGGCGGAACCAACTAAATATCTGCGGTAATGTCGCCACCCCTAAAGATACCGAAAGTACCAAAAGAAATTGCTTGAGATTAGTGGTGATAATTTCTTCACCAATTGCTGTTTCTATATTCATAAATAAAACTTGGTATATTTTTGCACTTAATTTTGTCTGATAGGGAATGGGAAAGAAGAGGAAAGGTTGTTAAGCACCAACCGGGAATGTAAAGTAATTTCTCACTCACCCCCGCTCCCTGCTCCCTGCTCCCCTGCCTCTTGAGTCAGGTGGATGAAACTCGCCTTTGTGAACCTCAGCCTTCAGATTAAAATTTATCAGCAAACTAAAATAACTTATCAAAATCTCAGTGGATGTTACCGAATTAGTCAAGGTTTCAATTATTCTCCTGTTGGTGGCTACAGCTGTGGCGCTGCTATCTCGCAGGTTAAAAGTTCCTTATGTCGCGGGTTTAGTGCTGGCGGGATTGGCAATTACGGAATTGCTACCCAGTCGCATTGGTTTGAATGATTCTCTCATTTTAAATTTGTGTTTACCGATTCTGGTGTTTGAGGCAGCTATTAATACTGATATCAGTCGTCTGCGTAGCACTGTTAAACCCATTGCTTTACTAGCGGGGCCGGGAGTTGTAATTTCTTCGGGCGTGACAGCAATACTTTTAAAATGGGGACTGGGAATTGATTGGATACAAGCACTGTTAGCTGGGGTGATTTTAGCAATCACTGATACTGTTTCCATGATTGCTGTGTTCAAAGAAGTACCTGTTCCTTCGCGACTTTCTACCATTGTGGAAGGAGAAAGCTTATTTAACGATGGTGTGGCGTTGGTTTTATTTAGCTTAATTTTACAATTTAATGCGGCTGGCTCACTGACAATCTTGGATGGATTCCAAGAATTTTTTGTGGTAATTGTGGGCGGTACTTTGGTGGGATTAATTCTGGGCTATTTGAGTACGGGTTTATTTGTGCGGTCTGATGAGCCGCTGAGTAGTATTTTACTGACAATGGCTGTAGCTTTGGGAGCTTTTCAAGCTGGGCAATTGCTGGGTGTATCCGGTGTGGTAGCAGTGGTGGTGGCTGGCTTAATTGTGGGAACCAAAGGGCTGGCGGGTAATGTCTCGGCTTCTACTCGCTTGACATTACTGACTTTTTGGGAATCTCTGGGTTTTGGTGTCAATAGTTTGATTTTTTTGTTGATTGGTTTAGAAGTGAACCTCACAACTCTTTGGTATACTCTGCCTGCGGTGTTGTTAGCAATTCTGGCTTACCAAATGGGAAGACTGGTTTCTGTGTATCCACTGTTAGCAATGGTGGGTTGGTTCGACCGTTCCATACCGTGGCGTTGGCAACACGTTTTGTTTCTGGGTAATATTAAAGGCTCGCTGTCGATGGTGTTGGCGTTAA from Nodularia sp. LEGE 06071 encodes the following:
- a CDS encoding cation:proton antiporter; the encoded protein is MDVTELVKVSIILLLVATAVALLSRRLKVPYVAGLVLAGLAITELLPSRIGLNDSLILNLCLPILVFEAAINTDISRLRSTVKPIALLAGPGVVISSGVTAILLKWGLGIDWIQALLAGVILAITDTVSMIAVFKEVPVPSRLSTIVEGESLFNDGVALVLFSLILQFNAAGSLTILDGFQEFFVVIVGGTLVGLILGYLSTGLFVRSDEPLSSILLTMAVALGAFQAGQLLGVSGVVAVVVAGLIVGTKGLAGNVSASTRLTLLTFWESLGFGVNSLIFLLIGLEVNLTTLWYTLPAVLLAILAYQMGRLVSVYPLLAMVGWFDRSIPWRWQHVLFLGNIKGSLSMVLALSLPIGLVGRETIIPIVFGTVLLSLVGQGVSLPWLVKRLNLSHFSASRHRVEEMQAQLITGKAAQDELDSLLKSGILPKAIYEEMRSGYQVRIAGAEKALREFHNRRPEEFGTKRGDRSKLEAIRRRLLLAEKGALTEAMRKRILSEEIARDRIKNIDEQLLQLEDD
- a CDS encoding AI-2E family transporter, which encodes MKIGQLLGFFALVISLYILWEIRQLLLLLFTAIVLATAINQLVLRFQQSRMQRIWAVWLSVVIVLGLLVTCFLVIVPPFIDQFQELVKLFPSGVAQIQQVITWLEGTIIGPYVTNLPDINNLIQELQPLTENIWRQAIAFFSTGFTAALEFLLVIVLTLMLLVNPQPYRKVFVRCFPSFYRHRVEEILTLCGEGLGHWTVGALITMVFIGFLSGLGLLILRVPLVLAHAVLAGLLNFIPNIGPTLSVILPMTIAFLEAPWKAIAVLILYLIIQNIESYWLTPTVMAKQVSLLPAFTLTAQLFFAGFFGALGLVMALPLAVVAKTWIEELVFKDILDKWKQTSS
- a CDS encoding type II toxin-antitoxin system HicA family toxin, producing the protein MPKKIRELKSLLKKAGFVYRSAKGSHTRWYHPLLPSDPITISGKDGNDLKFI
- a CDS encoding cation:proton antiporter; its protein translation is MNIETAIGEEIITTNLKQFLLVLSVSLGVATLPQIFSWFRHIPYTLLLVIVGLGLAFVDVRLVTLSPELILFIFLPPLLFEAAWNLRWAELKRNLVTICLYAVLGVVISIGGIAIGLNQFAGISLTTALLIGASLSATDPVSVTALFRELGVGKSLTTMMEGESLFNDGMAVVAFSFLVALSLGNAELGFQPILLELVMVIGIGVAVGGLIGFGISYLTQRFDLPMVEQSLTLVSAYGTYLVIEELGGSGVIGVVTTGLILGNFGSRVGMNPRTRVIVSEFWEFLAFFVNSIVFLLIGDQIRFAVLGENLQIIGITVAAMILMRAVAIYLLSKLSAAITQYQIPLPEQTVLWWGGVRGSVSIALALSVPIGLPEREKIIATVFGVVLFTLLVQGLTIKPLLQKLNLLGDAPLRDRYSELATRHVALERVLQHLQSDNRPGIDPEFYRYQETLIKGEIENLQIKIDKLQVEYPNVRTFITEQFREELLAIEADTYAEFVRAGRLNTELAPMLEDVWQHEDSH
- a CDS encoding type II toxin-antitoxin system HicB family antitoxin, with amino-acid sequence MNLPYTIIIQWSSEDECYLVHLPEFPTQKYHTHGDTYEEALKNAQEVIEMLIEEYQEDGKPLPSAKSLEQLINVA